A section of the Amycolatopsis sp. AA4 genome encodes:
- a CDS encoding 6-phospho-beta-glucosidase, which yields MKLAVVGGGSTYTPELIDGIAGRRASLDVDEIVLIDPDAYRVEAVGEFSQRLLNHAGHSARVRTTANLEEGVDGASAVLIQLRVGGQKARASDETFPHLCGCVGQETTGAGGLAKALRTVPVVLDIAERVRKVAGDDTWIVNFTNPVGIVTRALLQEGHRAVGLCNVAINLQRKFAKLLGASTGDVKLVHTGLNHLSWERGVLVDGVDRLPELLAQHAEYLGEEVSAPVEWMQRMQAVPSYYLKYYYSHDAQVAKQQTERPRAEAVSDVEEELLKIYLDPEQVTKPESLEKRGGAYYSEAAVQLVHALTSGGAAEEHVVNVRNNGTFDFLPDDAVIEVSSTVDSAGATPIPQSPVDPRFAGLIAGVTAYEYLALDAAIKGGRDRVADALLAHPLVGQYAKADQLADELVARNRDFLPWARA from the coding sequence ATGAAACTGGCAGTGGTCGGCGGTGGGTCCACCTACACGCCGGAGCTGATCGACGGCATCGCCGGACGGCGGGCCTCGCTCGACGTCGACGAGATCGTGCTGATCGACCCGGACGCCTACCGGGTCGAAGCCGTCGGCGAGTTCAGCCAGCGGCTGCTGAACCACGCGGGGCATTCGGCCCGCGTGCGCACGACGGCGAACCTGGAGGAAGGCGTCGACGGCGCGTCGGCGGTCCTCATCCAGCTGCGCGTCGGCGGCCAGAAGGCGCGCGCGTCGGACGAGACTTTCCCGCACCTGTGCGGTTGTGTCGGCCAGGAGACGACCGGCGCGGGCGGGCTGGCGAAGGCGTTGCGCACGGTGCCGGTGGTGCTCGACATCGCCGAACGCGTGCGCAAGGTCGCCGGCGACGACACCTGGATCGTCAACTTCACCAACCCGGTCGGCATCGTCACCCGCGCGCTGCTGCAGGAGGGCCACCGCGCGGTCGGCCTGTGCAACGTCGCGATCAACCTGCAGCGCAAGTTCGCGAAGCTGCTCGGCGCGTCGACCGGCGACGTCAAGCTGGTCCACACTGGACTGAATCACCTGAGCTGGGAGCGCGGCGTCCTGGTCGACGGGGTCGACCGGCTGCCGGAACTCCTTGCCCAGCACGCGGAATACCTCGGCGAAGAGGTCAGCGCGCCGGTCGAGTGGATGCAGCGGATGCAGGCCGTTCCGTCGTACTACCTCAAGTACTACTACTCGCACGACGCGCAGGTCGCGAAGCAGCAGACCGAGCGGCCGCGCGCCGAGGCGGTCAGCGACGTCGAGGAAGAGCTGCTGAAGATCTACCTCGACCCGGAGCAGGTCACGAAGCCGGAATCGCTGGAGAAGCGCGGCGGCGCGTACTACTCGGAGGCGGCGGTGCAGCTCGTGCACGCGCTGACCTCCGGCGGTGCGGCCGAGGAGCACGTGGTGAACGTCCGCAACAACGGGACGTTCGATTTCCTCCCGGACGACGCGGTGATCGAGGTTTCGTCCACTGTGGATTCCGCAGGCGCGACCCCGATCCCGCAGTCCCCGGTGGACCCGCGGTTCGCCGGGCTGATCGCCGGGGTCACGGCGTACGAGTACCTGGCACTGGACGCCGCGATCAAGGGCGGCCGGGACCGGGTCGCGGACGCGCTGCTCGCGCATCCGCTGGTCGGCCAGTACGCCAAGGCGGACCAGCTCGCGGACGAACTCGTCGCACGCAACCGGGATTTCCTGCCCTGGGCGCGGGCATGA
- a CDS encoding extracellular solute-binding protein, with product MSAPTRTRRIARKRGSLLLSAVAASTLLATAACGAAAPAGGGDAAAPPNKDDKLTITVYSKFTDREYGVVTKALDKLKAKFPNITIKHEGNQDDDKLTQSIRGGNPPDVAISFYTDNLGAWCSTGSFQDLKPYIERDKIDLEQIPQAVRDYTSYQGKRCAMPMLADVYGFFYNKTQFAAKGIAGPPKNTTELFEDVKKLTEFNPDGSIKTAGFLPSMPFYANQAQYWAPNFGAKFMGPDGKSSLASSPGWKEMFEFQKKLIDFYGGHEKVEKFKAGLGDEYSKDNGFQTGKLSMIYDGEFRTAFIKDQVPSLDYGTAPAPVLDSLAGQYGGGFGTGTIIAIPKGAKNPGAAWELIKQASLDTDTLVEMANGLNNVPSTKDSLNSPNLKMPPQFKTFTDIYNSGKLVANPTTPIGDAFLKAVNDFAEKWQAGSVPDLDAGLKKVDAQINDELAQKGAGG from the coding sequence ATGTCCGCTCCCACCCGCACCCGGAGAATCGCGCGCAAGCGCGGCTCTCTGCTGCTCAGCGCCGTCGCGGCGAGCACGCTGCTGGCGACCGCCGCGTGCGGTGCCGCCGCGCCCGCTGGAGGCGGCGACGCCGCGGCTCCGCCGAACAAGGACGACAAGCTCACCATCACCGTGTACAGCAAGTTCACCGACCGCGAGTACGGCGTGGTCACGAAGGCGCTGGACAAGCTGAAGGCCAAGTTCCCCAACATCACCATCAAGCACGAGGGGAACCAGGACGACGACAAGCTCACCCAGTCGATCCGCGGCGGCAACCCGCCGGACGTGGCGATCTCGTTCTACACCGACAACCTCGGCGCGTGGTGCTCGACCGGCAGCTTCCAGGACCTGAAGCCCTACATCGAGCGCGACAAGATCGATCTCGAGCAGATCCCGCAGGCGGTCCGCGACTACACGTCGTACCAGGGCAAGCGGTGCGCGATGCCGATGCTCGCCGACGTGTACGGGTTCTTCTACAACAAGACGCAGTTCGCGGCCAAGGGCATCGCCGGCCCGCCGAAGAACACCACGGAACTGTTCGAGGACGTCAAGAAGCTCACCGAGTTCAACCCGGACGGTTCGATCAAGACCGCGGGCTTCCTGCCGTCGATGCCGTTCTACGCCAACCAGGCGCAGTACTGGGCGCCGAACTTCGGGGCCAAGTTCATGGGCCCGGACGGGAAGTCGTCGCTCGCCTCCAGCCCCGGCTGGAAGGAGATGTTCGAGTTCCAGAAGAAGCTCATCGACTTCTACGGCGGGCACGAGAAGGTCGAGAAGTTCAAGGCCGGTCTCGGTGACGAGTACTCGAAGGACAACGGTTTCCAGACCGGCAAGCTTTCGATGATCTACGACGGCGAGTTCCGCACCGCGTTCATCAAGGACCAGGTGCCCTCGCTCGACTACGGCACCGCGCCCGCGCCGGTGCTCGACAGCCTGGCCGGCCAGTACGGCGGCGGATTCGGCACCGGCACGATCATCGCGATCCCGAAGGGCGCGAAGAACCCCGGCGCGGCGTGGGAGCTGATCAAGCAGGCCTCGCTCGACACCGACACCCTCGTCGAGATGGCCAACGGCCTGAACAACGTGCCCAGCACCAAGGATTCGCTGAACTCGCCGAACCTGAAGATGCCGCCGCAGTTCAAGACCTTCACCGACATCTACAACAGCGGCAAGCTGGTCGCCAACCCGACCACGCCGATCGGCGACGCGTTCCTCAAGGCGGTCAACGACTTCGCCGAGAAGTGGCAGGCCGGGTCGGTGCCCGATCTGGACGCGGGCCTCAAGAAGGTCGACGCGCAGATCAACGACGAACTGGCGCAGAAGGGCGCCGGCGGATGA
- a CDS encoding ROK family transcriptional regulator, translating into MRAGSPRTLREMNDRAAIEALLRNGPMTRGELEAAIGLSKPATAQLLTRLEQENLVGKAGERAGGGRGPRAQLWAVNGALAHVAAVDLTPRVADFVVADVAGAVLAEYRVQLPVAEDADVVGSFGQALRRVAKAAGLQLDDLANVVIGAQGAFDPRTGLLSSAPHIPGWLGFDVPKRLSDELGVTVKIENDVNLVAVEEMTVGNAQDVDDFVLVWLSEGVGGAVVIGRRLLRGATGGGGEIDWMRVPDPATVDTGDSWPSAGARYGNLVDSSAIVRLAKAHGITADSGWDAVTQARRTAHLGFLDDFARRVASGVASLVAVADPQLILLCGETSRAGGDEFAGIVAEKLHELVLPRTPVGVASVQGNAVRAGALQSALATAREDVFGVVTPTLLGPRRSAGEQAPSPTE; encoded by the coding sequence GTGCGAGCCGGCAGTCCGCGAACGTTGCGCGAGATGAACGACCGCGCGGCGATCGAGGCGTTGCTGCGGAACGGGCCGATGACCCGGGGCGAGCTCGAGGCCGCCATCGGACTGTCCAAACCGGCCACCGCGCAGCTGCTCACCCGCCTCGAGCAGGAAAATCTCGTCGGCAAGGCGGGGGAGCGCGCCGGTGGCGGACGCGGGCCGCGCGCTCAGCTGTGGGCGGTCAACGGCGCGCTCGCGCACGTCGCGGCCGTCGACCTCACCCCGCGGGTCGCGGACTTCGTGGTCGCTGACGTCGCCGGGGCCGTGCTGGCCGAGTACCGCGTGCAGCTTCCGGTGGCCGAGGACGCGGACGTCGTCGGGTCGTTCGGGCAAGCGCTGCGCCGGGTCGCCAAGGCCGCGGGCCTGCAGCTCGACGATCTGGCCAATGTGGTCATCGGCGCGCAGGGCGCGTTCGACCCGCGCACCGGATTGCTGTCGTCGGCCCCGCACATCCCGGGCTGGCTCGGGTTCGACGTGCCGAAGCGGCTGAGCGACGAACTCGGCGTGACGGTCAAGATCGAGAACGACGTAAACCTGGTCGCGGTCGAAGAAATGACCGTCGGCAACGCGCAGGACGTCGACGACTTCGTGCTGGTGTGGCTGTCCGAGGGCGTCGGCGGCGCGGTCGTCATCGGACGGCGGCTGCTGCGCGGCGCGACCGGCGGCGGCGGCGAGATCGACTGGATGCGCGTCCCCGATCCGGCCACTGTGGACACTGGCGACAGCTGGCCGTCGGCCGGAGCCCGGTACGGCAACCTGGTCGACTCGTCCGCGATCGTCCGGCTCGCCAAGGCACACGGCATCACCGCGGACAGCGGATGGGACGCCGTCACGCAGGCTCGTCGTACGGCGCACCTCGGGTTTCTGGACGATTTCGCGCGGCGCGTCGCCAGCGGGGTCGCCAGCCTCGTCGCGGTCGCCGACCCGCAGCTCATCCTGCTGTGCGGCGAGACCAGCCGCGCCGGCGGCGACGAGTTCGCCGGGATCGTCGCGGAAAAGCTGCACGAACTGGTCCTGCCGCGCACGCCCGTCGGCGTCGCTTCGGTGCAGGGCAACGCGGTGCGCGCCGGTGCGCTGCAGTCCGCGCTCGCCACCGCCCGTGAGGACGTCTTCGGCGTCGTCACCCCCACACTCCTCGGGCCGCGTCGGTCCGCCGGAGAGCAAGCCCCGTCCCCGACCGAGTAG
- the nudC gene encoding NAD(+) diphosphatase: MSVPFELGALPTLSRSTVDRQETLRTNPERLAAKWSEARVVLLDDTGRTPVVEGGSALSTRKAMDFGTEPPADAVFLGEWEDIDYWSLPGSIEGDVDSVRLAGSWGVIEEVPRANGELWVELRGYGEQLDDTSAGLFTTAQALRHWRRQSRFCTRDGSPTQLIQFGWASRCEAKGHEEYPRTDPAVICLVHDLDGVNGSHVLLARQPIWPPDRYSVLAGFVEAGESLEGCVVREIREEAGIEVRDVRYLGSQPWPFPRSIMLGFTARADRNAPLVPADGEIEEALWVSREDVRTAFRNAGTGVPTPIAGGASNLLLPGNSSIARVMLKAWAEAEE, encoded by the coding sequence ATGAGCGTTCCGTTCGAACTAGGGGCCCTGCCGACGCTGTCCCGTTCCACAGTGGACCGTCAGGAAACCTTGCGCACCAACCCGGAGCGGCTCGCCGCGAAGTGGTCCGAAGCCCGCGTGGTGCTGCTCGACGACACCGGCCGCACGCCGGTCGTCGAGGGCGGCTCCGCGCTGTCCACCCGCAAGGCGATGGACTTCGGCACCGAACCGCCCGCCGACGCGGTGTTCCTCGGCGAGTGGGAAGACATCGATTACTGGTCGCTGCCCGGCAGCATCGAAGGCGACGTCGACAGTGTGCGGCTGGCGGGCAGCTGGGGCGTGATCGAAGAGGTCCCGCGAGCCAACGGCGAGCTGTGGGTCGAGCTGCGCGGGTACGGCGAGCAGCTGGACGACACGTCGGCCGGGCTGTTCACCACCGCGCAAGCATTGCGGCACTGGCGGCGGCAGTCGCGGTTTTGCACCCGCGACGGCTCGCCGACGCAGCTGATCCAGTTCGGCTGGGCGAGCCGCTGCGAAGCCAAGGGCCACGAGGAATACCCGCGCACCGACCCGGCGGTCATCTGCCTGGTGCACGACCTCGACGGCGTCAACGGTTCGCACGTGCTGCTCGCGCGCCAGCCGATCTGGCCGCCGGACCGGTACTCGGTGCTCGCCGGATTCGTCGAGGCGGGGGAGTCCCTGGAGGGCTGCGTCGTCCGCGAAATCCGCGAGGAGGCCGGGATCGAGGTGCGGGACGTGCGCTACCTCGGCAGTCAGCCGTGGCCGTTCCCGCGCTCGATCATGCTGGGCTTCACCGCCCGCGCGGACCGCAACGCGCCGCTGGTCCCGGCCGACGGCGAGATCGAGGAAGCGCTGTGGGTGTCCCGAGAGGACGTCCGGACGGCGTTCCGCAATGCCGGGACCGGAGTGCCGACGCCGATCGCCGGTGGCGCGTCGAATCTCCTGCTGCCGGGGAACTCGTCGATCGCCCGCGTGATGTTGAAGGCTTGGGCCGAAGCCGAGGAGTGA
- a CDS encoding pitrilysin family protein, translating to MTSAEQVKAAHRSAEEIGRTAAGPRPLPSLGHQRAAADLSHVDTVLSNGLRVLAVRKASVPMVELRLWIPFAGEDAMHAATAEVLAETVLTGTARRDRVEIDAEVALIGGDLNAGVDPERLYLGGTALSDGLPTLLDVLGDVLTGATYGDAEVARERERLIERIAVSRTQPRTIAREALQKHRYGDHPVTREVPQAEDVAEVTSEQVRALHNASVLPRGAVLVLVGDLDPQEVPAELERALGGWKSDRSAVVLPPLPTLTGGNVLLVPRAGAVQSQIRLSAQTVPRVDPRYPALQLANLAFGGYFSSRLVENIREDKGYTYGAHSGFEFTGDTAVVNVDADTANEVTAAAYLETRYELFRLGTVPPTAEEVESVRQYAMGSLVTGTSSQSGLAGQLMALASNGLGIEWLQSHPERLAAVTADQVAEAAAEFFAPGRFTGVVVGDAELLAPKLAALGVSTSEKD from the coding sequence GTGACCTCGGCTGAACAGGTCAAAGCCGCACACCGCAGCGCCGAGGAGATCGGCCGCACCGCCGCCGGACCGCGTCCGCTGCCCTCGCTCGGGCACCAGCGCGCCGCCGCCGATCTGTCCCATGTGGACACTGTGCTCTCCAACGGGCTGCGCGTGCTCGCGGTGCGCAAGGCGAGCGTCCCGATGGTCGAACTGCGGCTGTGGATCCCGTTCGCGGGCGAGGACGCGATGCACGCGGCCACCGCGGAGGTGCTCGCGGAAACCGTGCTCACCGGCACCGCGCGGCGCGACCGGGTGGAAATCGACGCCGAGGTCGCGCTGATCGGCGGCGACCTCAACGCGGGCGTCGACCCGGAGCGGCTGTACCTCGGCGGCACCGCGCTGTCCGACGGCCTCCCGACGCTGCTGGACGTGCTCGGCGACGTGCTCACCGGCGCCACGTACGGCGACGCGGAGGTCGCGCGCGAGCGGGAGCGGCTGATCGAGCGCATCGCGGTCTCGCGCACGCAGCCGCGCACCATCGCGCGCGAAGCACTGCAGAAGCACCGGTACGGCGACCATCCGGTGACCCGCGAGGTCCCGCAGGCCGAGGACGTCGCCGAGGTGACCTCCGAGCAGGTGCGCGCGCTGCACAACGCCTCGGTGCTGCCGCGCGGAGCGGTGCTCGTGCTGGTCGGAGACCTTGACCCGCAAGAGGTTCCGGCCGAGCTGGAGCGTGCGCTCGGCGGCTGGAAGTCGGACCGGTCGGCCGTCGTGCTGCCGCCGCTGCCCACGCTGACCGGCGGCAACGTCCTGCTGGTTCCGCGCGCCGGCGCGGTGCAGTCGCAGATCCGGCTGTCCGCGCAGACGGTGCCGCGCGTCGACCCGAGGTACCCGGCGCTGCAGCTGGCGAACCTGGCGTTCGGCGGGTACTTCTCCTCGCGGCTGGTGGAAAACATCCGCGAGGACAAGGGTTACACCTACGGCGCGCACTCGGGTTTCGAGTTCACCGGCGACACCGCAGTGGTCAATGTGGACGCGGACACCGCCAACGAGGTCACCGCGGCGGCGTACCTGGAAACCCGGTACGAGCTGTTCCGGCTCGGCACCGTGCCGCCGACGGCCGAAGAGGTCGAATCGGTGCGCCAGTACGCGATGGGCTCGCTCGTCACCGGCACGTCGTCGCAGAGCGGGCTCGCCGGACAGCTGATGGCGCTGGCGTCGAACGGTCTCGGCATCGAGTGGCTGCAGAGCCACCCGGAGCGGCTCGCGGCCGTCACCGCGGACCAGGTCGCCGAAGCCGCGGCGGAGTTCTTCGCCCCTGGCCGGTTCACCGGCGTCGTGGTCGGCGACGCGGAGCTGCTCGCGCCGAAGCTGGCCGCGCTGGGAGTTTCCACGAGCGAGAAGGACTGA
- a CDS encoding carbohydrate ABC transporter permease, whose product MTTLSAPPRPAPPVHPREKFKRRWDKKLSFVATHAVGIALGVIFMLPLLFVLLTSVMKSDQAMTSSLWPAEWHFENFVEVFKKAPLLEYFGNSLLYSALATIGALVSAIPAAYGLAKLRWRGQNLCFMLVVVAMMLPPQVTVVPLYDLWVRLGFTGTLVPLIVPYFFFDAFSIFLLRQFFLTIPKDYLEAAKIDGCNEFRVLTRVLIPMAKPGIAATAMFCFLFTWNDYFGPLLYTGENKDNWPLSLAIASFRGMHHVEWNLTMAATALIMLPVIVLFVFAQKSFVKGITFTGVKG is encoded by the coding sequence ATGACGACGCTTTCGGCACCGCCGCGTCCGGCTCCTCCGGTGCATCCGCGGGAGAAGTTCAAGCGGCGCTGGGACAAGAAACTGTCCTTTGTGGCCACCCACGCGGTCGGCATCGCGCTCGGCGTGATCTTCATGCTGCCGCTGCTGTTCGTTCTCCTCACCTCGGTGATGAAGAGCGACCAGGCGATGACGTCCAGCCTGTGGCCGGCCGAATGGCATTTCGAGAACTTCGTCGAGGTGTTCAAGAAGGCCCCGCTGCTGGAGTACTTCGGCAACAGCCTGCTGTACTCGGCGCTGGCGACGATCGGGGCGCTGGTCTCGGCGATCCCGGCGGCGTACGGGCTGGCGAAACTGCGGTGGCGCGGGCAGAACCTGTGCTTCATGCTCGTCGTCGTCGCGATGATGCTGCCGCCGCAGGTCACCGTCGTTCCGCTGTACGACCTGTGGGTGCGGCTGGGCTTCACCGGCACCTTGGTGCCGCTCATCGTGCCGTACTTCTTCTTCGACGCCTTCTCGATCTTCCTGCTGCGGCAGTTCTTCCTCACCATTCCGAAGGACTACCTCGAAGCGGCGAAGATCGACGGCTGCAACGAATTCCGGGTGCTCACGCGGGTGCTGATCCCGATGGCGAAGCCGGGGATCGCGGCCACCGCGATGTTCTGCTTCCTGTTCACCTGGAACGACTATTTCGGCCCGCTGCTCTACACGGGCGAGAACAAAGACAACTGGCCGCTTTCACTGGCGATCGCGTCCTTCCGAGGCATGCACCACGTCGAATGGAACCTCACGATGGCCGCGACCGCGCTGATCATGCTGCCGGTGATCGTGCTGTTCGTGTTCGCGCAGAAGTCGTTCGTCAAGGGCATCACGTTCACGGGAGTCAAGGGATGA
- a CDS encoding carbohydrate ABC transporter permease produces the protein MTTLTAAETGTPAASNQARRGSPRAKRRRTVFWFMAPATLGFLIFFAYPLGATLFYSFTRYDLINPPQWIGFDNYVRMFTSEPLVKTAAYNTLWLVIILTICRVLFSLGVASVISRLKSGVGIVRTLCYLPALAPPAAATLAFVFVFNPEFGPVNRFLRLVGIDGGLWFNSPEMSKPALTLLALWGSGELMIIILAALLDVPQEQYEAAELDGAGPVRRFWHVTLPSISPVLLFGVVNSMIYALQFFTQAIVAASASAGTADVAGNSKLIGAPENSTLTYPIWLYVQGFRYFNMGYAAAMAVLLFLVSAGFTWLLVRQMRKTQHQEDGA, from the coding sequence ATGACCACGCTGACCGCAGCGGAAACCGGAACCCCTGCCGCGTCGAACCAGGCGCGGCGGGGGTCTCCCCGGGCCAAGCGCCGGCGCACGGTGTTCTGGTTCATGGCGCCGGCCACCCTCGGGTTCCTCATCTTCTTCGCCTACCCCCTCGGCGCGACGCTGTTCTACTCGTTCACCCGCTACGACCTGATCAACCCTCCACAGTGGATCGGGTTCGACAACTACGTGCGCATGTTCACCAGCGAGCCGCTGGTGAAAACCGCCGCGTACAACACGTTGTGGCTCGTGATCATCCTGACGATCTGCCGGGTGCTGTTCTCGCTCGGCGTAGCGTCGGTGATTTCGCGGCTGAAGTCGGGCGTCGGCATCGTCCGCACGCTCTGCTACCTGCCCGCGCTCGCCCCGCCGGCGGCCGCGACGCTCGCGTTCGTCTTCGTGTTCAACCCGGAATTCGGTCCGGTGAACCGGTTCCTGCGCCTGGTGGGCATCGACGGCGGACTGTGGTTCAACAGCCCGGAAATGTCGAAGCCCGCGCTCACCCTGCTCGCGCTGTGGGGTTCGGGCGAGCTGATGATCATCATCCTGGCGGCGTTGCTGGACGTTCCGCAGGAGCAGTACGAGGCCGCGGAACTCGACGGGGCCGGGCCGGTGCGCCGGTTCTGGCACGTGACGCTGCCGTCGATCTCGCCGGTGTTGCTGTTCGGCGTAGTCAACTCGATGATCTACGCGCTGCAGTTCTTCACCCAGGCGATCGTCGCCGCGTCCGCTTCCGCGGGGACGGCGGACGTGGCGGGCAACTCGAAACTGATCGGTGCGCCGGAAAACTCGACGCTGACGTATCCGATCTGGTTGTACGTCCAAGGTTTCCGGTATTTCAACATGGGTTACGCGGCCGCGATGGCGGTGCTGCTGTTCCTGGTCTCCGCCGGGTTCACGTGGCTATTGGTCAGGCAGATGCGTAAGACGCAACATCAGGAGGACGGAGCATGA
- a CDS encoding pitrilysin family protein — MADPELFRFTIDNGLRVVLAPDPTAPVVGVSVHYDVGFRSEPEGLTGFAHLFEHLMFQGSESLEKLAHFRHVQSSGGTFNGSTHPDYTDYYEVLPAAALERALFLEADRMRAPKLTAENLANQIEVVKEEIRLNVRNRPYGGFPWILLPPVLYSTFANAHDGYGAFEDLEGATLDDCAAFFDTFYSPANAVLTVAGDFEVEEAKALVEKHFGDVPHRPAPVRPSFSEPLPTAQLNGEHTDPHAPLPALAIGYRMPDPINDLDGYLAYLVLAGVLTDGDGSRLQQRLVHVEPLVVDVGAGAGLFGPFEARDPDTFTITAIHPPDVPRERVLAALDEELEKLASTPPDDQELKKVTARWAASLHAEHDRLVSRTLALGAFELLYGDASLVYQLADRLSAVSGEAVSAAAKALRPDARAVLVVKPASTEGTEQ, encoded by the coding sequence ATGGCCGATCCCGAGCTCTTCCGTTTCACGATCGACAACGGTCTGCGCGTGGTGCTCGCTCCTGACCCGACCGCGCCGGTGGTCGGGGTCAGCGTGCACTACGACGTGGGCTTCCGCTCCGAGCCGGAGGGGTTGACCGGTTTCGCGCACCTCTTCGAGCACCTGATGTTCCAGGGCAGCGAAAGCCTGGAGAAACTCGCGCACTTCCGGCACGTGCAGTCCAGCGGCGGCACCTTCAACGGTTCCACGCACCCGGACTACACCGACTACTACGAGGTGCTGCCCGCCGCGGCGCTGGAACGCGCGCTGTTCCTCGAGGCCGACCGGATGCGCGCGCCGAAGCTGACCGCGGAGAACCTGGCGAACCAGATCGAGGTCGTCAAGGAGGAAATCCGGCTGAACGTGCGCAACCGGCCGTACGGCGGATTCCCGTGGATCCTGCTGCCGCCGGTGCTGTACTCCACCTTCGCCAACGCGCACGACGGCTACGGCGCCTTCGAGGACCTGGAGGGCGCGACGCTGGACGACTGCGCCGCCTTCTTCGACACCTTCTACTCGCCGGCCAACGCGGTGCTGACCGTCGCGGGCGACTTCGAGGTCGAGGAGGCGAAGGCGCTCGTCGAGAAGCATTTCGGCGACGTCCCGCACCGGCCGGCTCCGGTCCGTCCGTCGTTCTCCGAACCGCTGCCCACCGCGCAGCTGAACGGCGAGCACACCGACCCGCACGCGCCGCTGCCCGCGCTGGCCATCGGCTACCGGATGCCGGACCCGATCAACGACCTCGACGGCTACCTCGCCTACCTGGTGCTCGCCGGCGTCCTCACCGACGGTGACGGTTCGCGGCTGCAGCAGCGGCTGGTGCACGTCGAACCGCTGGTGGTCGACGTCGGCGCGGGAGCCGGGCTGTTCGGCCCGTTCGAGGCGCGCGATCCGGACACGTTCACCATCACCGCGATCCACCCGCCGGACGTGCCGCGCGAGCGCGTGCTGGCCGCGCTGGACGAGGAGCTGGAGAAGCTCGCGTCCACGCCGCCGGACGACCAGGAACTGAAGAAGGTCACCGCGCGCTGGGCGGCGAGCCTGCACGCGGAGCACGACCGGCTCGTGTCGCGCACGCTGGCGCTCGGCGCGTTCGAACTGCTCTACGGCGACGCGTCGCTCGTCTACCAGCTCGCCGACCGCCTGTCCGCGGTCTCCGGCGAGGCCGTGTCGGCGGCGGCGAAGGCGCTGCGTCCGGATGCGCGCGCCGTGCTCGTCGTGAAGCCCGCAAGCACCGAAGGGACGGAACAGTGA